A single region of the Rhodococcus sp. W8901 genome encodes:
- a CDS encoding acyl--CoA ligase family protein yields the protein MSELSASANHTPLSPLRFLDRSASVFPDKTAIIHGDRRYTYREFANEVAQLARVLRSRIEPGDRVAYLCPNTPEMLMAHFAVPLAGGVLIALNSRLAGPELEYILDHAGARILFVDSELVGSVRTVRENVGSVAEIVEIPDSTIPRPDVPAGVTTAQYDEFLRSRDGLSDEPLRWGVDDEQQVIAINYTSGTTGKPKGVMYSHRGAYLNSLGETFHNGFDGNTKYLWTLPMFHCNGWCTPWAVTAAAGTHVCLRAVRADAIWDAIDDLGITNLCGAPAVCTTIAGAEQAHPVDALRITTAGAPPSPTVIAQLETLGVTVVHVYGLTEVYGPYTICEFQESWNDRSPEERAALISRQGVGMLQAENARIVDDNMADVPADGETMGEIVLRGNNVMLGYYRDPEATAQAFAGGWFHTGDLGVMHPDGYIQLKDRAKDIIISGGENISTVEVEQAIIAHPAVLDVAVVGVPHEKWGERPKAFVIVKPGHTVTAEEIVEHTRALLARYKVPEEIVFPLDLPRTPTGKVLKFELRKSHS from the coding sequence GTGTCCGAACTGTCCGCCTCGGCGAACCACACACCGCTCAGTCCGCTGCGCTTCCTGGACCGCTCGGCATCGGTGTTCCCCGACAAGACCGCGATCATCCACGGGGACCGCCGCTACACGTATCGCGAGTTCGCGAACGAGGTGGCGCAGCTCGCACGGGTGCTGCGCAGCCGCATCGAACCGGGCGACCGGGTCGCCTACCTGTGCCCCAACACCCCCGAGATGCTGATGGCGCACTTCGCGGTGCCGCTGGCCGGCGGTGTGCTGATCGCCCTCAACTCGCGACTGGCCGGACCCGAGCTCGAGTACATCCTCGACCACGCCGGGGCCCGGATCCTGTTCGTGGACTCCGAGCTGGTGGGCTCGGTGCGTACCGTGCGGGAGAACGTCGGCAGCGTCGCCGAGATCGTCGAGATACCGGACTCGACGATCCCGCGCCCCGACGTCCCCGCCGGTGTGACGACCGCGCAGTACGACGAGTTCCTGCGCAGCCGCGACGGCCTGTCCGACGAGCCACTCCGCTGGGGCGTCGACGACGAGCAGCAGGTCATCGCCATCAACTACACGTCCGGCACCACCGGAAAGCCCAAGGGCGTCATGTACTCCCACCGCGGCGCCTACCTGAACTCGCTGGGCGAGACGTTCCACAACGGCTTCGACGGCAACACCAAGTACCTGTGGACGCTGCCGATGTTCCACTGCAACGGCTGGTGCACGCCGTGGGCCGTGACCGCCGCAGCCGGCACCCACGTGTGCCTGCGGGCGGTGCGTGCCGACGCCATCTGGGACGCGATCGACGACCTCGGAATCACCAACCTGTGCGGCGCCCCCGCCGTGTGCACCACGATCGCCGGCGCCGAGCAGGCGCACCCGGTGGACGCGCTGCGGATCACGACCGCCGGCGCTCCCCCGTCGCCGACCGTCATCGCGCAGCTCGAGACCCTCGGCGTGACCGTCGTGCACGTGTACGGCCTCACGGAGGTGTACGGGCCGTACACGATCTGCGAATTCCAGGAGTCGTGGAACGACCGGTCGCCCGAGGAGCGGGCCGCGCTGATCTCCCGGCAGGGTGTCGGCATGCTGCAGGCCGAGAACGCCCGCATCGTCGACGACAACATGGCGGACGTGCCCGCCGACGGCGAGACGATGGGCGAGATCGTGTTGCGCGGCAACAACGTCATGCTCGGCTACTACCGCGATCCGGAGGCCACCGCGCAGGCGTTCGCCGGGGGCTGGTTCCACACCGGCGACCTGGGCGTCATGCACCCGGACGGCTACATCCAGCTCAAGGACCGCGCGAAGGACATCATCATCTCGGGCGGCGAGAACATCTCGACGGTCGAGGTGGAGCAGGCGATCATCGCGCATCCCGCCGTGCTGGATGTCGCCGTCGTCGGTGTGCCGCACGAGAAGTGGGGCGAGCGGCCCAAGGCGTTCGTCATCGTCAAGCCGGGACACACGGTGACCGCCGAGGAGATCGTCGAGCACACCCGCGCGCTGCTCGCGCGGTACAAGGTGCCCGAGGAGATCGTCTTCCCGCTCGACCTGCCGCGCACCCCGACCGGCAAGGTGCTCAAGTTCGAGCTGCGGAAGTCGCACAGCTGA